One genomic segment of Cydia splendana chromosome 5, ilCydSple1.2, whole genome shotgun sequence includes these proteins:
- the LOC134790367 gene encoding uncharacterized protein LOC134790367 — translation MLVARIKFYILPSMSPHQYGFMPQKSTEDSLYTIMQHIRSKLNEKKMVTLISLDIEGAFDSAWWPAIRVRLAEENCPVNLRRVIDSYLSNRVVRVRYAGEEIKRETNKGCVQGSIGGPILWNLLLNPLLQELTQQGIYCQAFADDIVLVFDGKTALDIERPANAALEHVFAWGVKNRLRFAPHKTCAMLLTRKLKFDVPRLAMGGIQIKMAEEIKLLGLTIDSSLTFNTHIASVCKKALGIYKLLARTARVSWGLNPDIVRLIYTAAVEPVILYAASAWAPAANKLGVRKQLNVVQRGFAQKMCGAYRTVSLHSALILAGLLPLDLRIREAASLYEAKKGLPHPVLGDREIEQMTPAIKAPHPAERASLEFGRLMDEEQYQRNTNFDLRIFTDGSKIEGKVGAALSLWNSTEEIRAIKLALPSYCTVYQAELLALCRATVEAQKSNEASVGIFSDSMAALQTVASGSPHPLAVKTRDTIRNCMLQNKSVSLFWIKAHAGLQGNERADVLAKEAALKSKKKPDYELCPVSFIRRKIRMDTIDEWDRRYRAGETAAITKLFFPNATGAYRVVRKIGACKTTTQLMTGHGGFSEYLNRFKCKENPSCVCDPVKEETVPHILFECPVFSIDRHNIEQELNVKMSAENIPSLIQGLERNKSTEINSIKHIC, via the coding sequence ATGCTGGTTGCCCGCATCAAGTTTTACATATTGCCAAGTATGAGCCCACACCAGTACGGATTTATGCCCCAAAAGAGCACTGAGGACTCCCTCTATACCATCATGCAGCACATCCGCAGCAAACTAAATGAAAAGAAAATGGTAACACTAATATCCTTGGACATAGAGGGAGCTTTTGACAGTGCATGGTGGCCCGCAATCAGAGTCCGACTGGCGGAGGAAAATTGTCCGGTAAACTTGAGGCGGGTAATCGATAGCTACCTCAGCAACCGTGTAGTCAGAGTCAGATACGCTGGAGAAGAAATAAAACGGGAAACAAACAAAGGATGCGTACAGGGCTCCATAGGGGGACCCATCCTGTGGAACCTGCTTCTAAATCCACTTCTCCAAGAACTGACACAACAGGGAATATACTGTCAGGCTTTCGCGGACGATATCGTGTTGGTTTTTGACGGAAAGACCGCCCTGGACATAGAAAGACCGGCAAATGCTGCCTTGGAGCATGTGTTTGCGTGGGGGGTTAAAAACAGACTCCGATTTGCGCCACATAAAACTTGTGCGATGCTGCTGACACGCAAGTTAAAGTTTGACGTCCCGCGCCTAGCCATGGgaggaatacaaataaaaatggcTGAAGAAATAAAGCTGCTAGGACTTACTATTGATTCGAGTCTTACTTTTAACACGCATATAGCCAGTGTTTGTAAGAAAGCACTGGGTATATATAAACTATTAGCGCGAACGGCTCGAGTCAGCTGGGGTTTAAACCCAGACATAGTAAGGCTAATCTACACAGCAGCCGTTGAGCCAGTAATCCTGTATGCAGCGAGTGCGTGGGCGCCAGCAGCAAACAAACTCGGTGTCAGGAAACAGTTAAATGTGGTGCAGAGAGGTTTTGCGCAAAAAATGTGTGGGGCCTACAGAACGGTCTCCCTGCATTCGGCGCTGATACTTGCTGGGCTGCTCCCTCTCGACCTCCGGATCCGAGAGGCAGCCTCACTATACGAGGCCAAAAAGGGGCTACCACACCCGGTGCTCGGTGACAGGGAGATCGAACAGATGACCCCAGCCATCAAAGCGCCACACCCAGCGGAGAGAGCAAGCCTCGAGTTCGGACGCCTAATGGACGAGGAACAATATCAAAGAAACACAAACTTTGATCTAAGGATCTTTACGGACGGCAGCAAAATTGAGGGCAAAGTCGGAGCGGCTTTATCCCTATGGAATAGTACCGAAGAGATCAGAGCCATCAAGCTAGCACTGCCGTCCTACTGCACCGTATACCAGGCGGAACTACTGGCTCTGTGTCGAGCGACAGTGGAAGCACAAAAAAGTAATGAAGCCAGTGTCGGAATATTCAGTGACTCCATGGCCGCCCTCCAAACGGTTGCCTCGGGCTCCCCGCATCCTCTCGCTGTAAAGACAAGAGACACTATACGAAACTGTATGCTCCAGAACAAAAGTGTTTCTTTGTTCTGGATTAAAGCTCACGCGGGATTGCAGGGGAATGAAAGAGCAGACGTGCTCGCGAAGGAGGCGGCCCTGAAGTCGAAAAAGAAACCTGACTACGAACTGTGCCCTGTATCATTTATCAGACGTAAAATCCGTATGGATACGATTGATGAATGGGACAGAAGATACAGAGCCGGAGAAACCGCCGCAATCACGAAGTTATTTTTCCCCAATGCGACCGGGGCATATCGAGTGGTGAGAAAGATAGGAGCCTGCAAAACCACTACGCAATTGATGACTGGACACGGTGGATTCTCTGAGTACCTAAACCGTTTTAAGTGCAAGGAGAACCCATCGTGCGTGTGCGACCCAGTCAAAGAAGAGACGGTCCCCCATATCCTGTTCGAGTGCCCGGTGTTTAGCATAGACAGACATAATATTGAGCAAGAATTAAACGTCAAAATGAGCGCAGAGAATATTCCTAGTTTGATACAAGGTTTAGAACGCAACAAATCAACAGAAATAAATAGTATTAAACATATATGTTAG